One Enterococcus silesiacus genomic window carries:
- a CDS encoding S26 family signal peptidase: MKSKELIHTILFFVGLAALLFLLRQFVFTPVVVKGHSMDPTLADGERVIALKNTEIKRFDIVTFPAPDEPKKNYIKRVIGLPGDTIEYKDDILYINDKEVKEPYLDEFKAEVTDGLPLTIDFTLSEVTGEKKVPDGEYFVMGDNRRNSKDGRMIGFISKDKIMGDVKFVLWPLDRFGTI; the protein is encoded by the coding sequence TTGAAGTCTAAAGAGTTAATACATACAATCTTATTTTTTGTTGGTTTAGCGGCACTATTATTTTTATTAAGACAATTCGTGTTTACACCAGTTGTTGTTAAAGGTCATTCGATGGATCCTACATTAGCTGATGGTGAACGAGTGATTGCACTAAAGAATACGGAAATCAAACGCTTTGATATCGTAACATTTCCAGCACCAGATGAGCCGAAAAAGAATTATATCAAACGAGTGATTGGTTTACCAGGTGATACGATTGAGTACAAAGATGATATTTTATATATCAATGATAAAGAAGTAAAAGAACCTTATCTTGATGAATTTAAAGCTGAAGTGACTGATGGGTTACCATTGACCATTGATTTCACTTTAAGTGAAGTAACCGGTGAGAAAAAAGTTCCCGATGGTGAATATTTTGTGATGGGTGATAACCGCCGAAATTCAAAAGATGGACGAATGATCGGATTTATCAGTAAGGACAAAATAATGGGCGATGTTAAATTTGTTTTATGGCCATTGGATCGTTTTGGTACGATTTAA
- a CDS encoding lactate utilization protein C: MTNANIQNRAAFFKNLNEKLGTERQSVKAHPFHPINDLPETTLADKSPEELLEVAKKRVEKINTKLIETTKDQLAVTINQIIEEFGQGKILLPIDERFSTYGLDRFTQKGAFGEENEQLKFWQKGSEHRETNIDNAQRANIAIAFAEFLLAESGSVVVETNAGQGRSLHFLPQHYISIIPMSKIVPRSTQAAAYYAQKQAKGGKVGSAIHFISGPSNSGDIEMQLVVGLHGPLAVYYVVVKDM; the protein is encoded by the coding sequence ATGACTAATGCTAATATACAAAATAGAGCTGCTTTTTTTAAGAATTTGAATGAAAAATTGGGTACAGAACGACAAAGTGTCAAAGCACATCCATTTCATCCAATCAATGATCTGCCAGAGACGACCTTGGCAGATAAATCACCTGAAGAATTGCTGGAGGTTGCTAAAAAACGTGTAGAAAAGATCAATACGAAGCTGATAGAAACAACCAAAGATCAATTGGCGGTTACAATCAATCAGATAATCGAAGAATTTGGACAAGGAAAAATTTTATTGCCGATCGATGAGCGTTTTTCAACTTACGGGTTAGACAGATTTACTCAAAAAGGAGCTTTTGGGGAGGAAAATGAACAATTAAAGTTTTGGCAAAAAGGTTCAGAACACAGAGAGACGAATATAGACAATGCACAACGCGCAAATATTGCTATAGCCTTTGCCGAATTTTTATTAGCTGAATCAGGATCAGTGGTCGTTGAAACAAACGCTGGTCAAGGTCGTTCATTACATTTCTTACCACAACACTATATTTCAATTATTCCGATGAGCAAAATTGTTCCTCGTTCTACCCAAGCAGCAGCTTACTATGCACAAAAACAAGCAAAAGGTGGAAAAGTTGGATCAGCGATTCATTTTATTTCGGGACCTTCTAACTCAGGGGACATTGAAATGCAATTAGTAGTGGGACTACATGGTCCACTCGCTGTGTATTATGTTGTTGTAAAAGATATGTAA
- a CDS encoding amino acid dehydrogenase — protein sequence MGLTTSSKPFKERLEDSKKDVFMQKAVAKAQDDQWIKREGAREELGHWEQWRALGEQIRQHTISYLPDYLEQFSDKVAEQGGKVFFAQSAEEASEYVKQVVLAKNAKKVVKSKSMVTTEVDIDPMLLALDGVSVMETDLAEFILQMDDWDEPSHIVFPSIHKNREQIRQVFEEKLGYKGDNDPVNLARCAREVMRKFFLEAEVGITGCNFAIADSGMINLNTNEGNADLTISIPKTQIVLMGMERIVPSMKEAEVLDNLLARSAVGQSLTTYVTFAGIKNEDESDGPEEFHVVILDNGRSNALGTAFQPILQCIRCGSCLNVCPVYRHIGGHGYGSIYPGPIGAVLSPVLGGYQQFGELPYASSLCGACTDTCPVKIPLHELLIEHRRVMTDELKMQHGFDDFQMRVVGKATATPSLFKMAMKVDHVGLAPLSKKKEITVDNMFQYGGYIAKGPGLVKGWTDVRDLPRPPKSSENFRSWYKKHKAGEKDD from the coding sequence GTGGGATTAACAACCAGCTCAAAACCATTTAAAGAACGATTAGAGGATAGTAAAAAAGATGTTTTCATGCAAAAAGCTGTAGCCAAAGCGCAAGATGATCAATGGATCAAACGTGAAGGTGCTAGAGAGGAACTTGGTCATTGGGAACAGTGGCGAGCCTTAGGCGAACAGATTAGACAACATACTATTTCTTATTTACCAGACTATTTAGAACAGTTTAGTGACAAGGTAGCGGAACAAGGTGGAAAAGTCTTTTTTGCTCAAAGTGCAGAAGAAGCAAGTGAATATGTCAAACAAGTCGTGTTAGCTAAAAACGCTAAAAAAGTTGTTAAATCAAAATCAATGGTGACCACAGAAGTTGATATTGATCCAATGTTATTGGCGTTGGATGGTGTAAGCGTCATGGAAACTGATTTGGCTGAATTTATTTTGCAGATGGATGATTGGGATGAACCATCCCATATTGTTTTCCCTAGTATTCATAAAAATCGTGAGCAGATTCGTCAAGTGTTTGAGGAAAAACTAGGTTATAAAGGGGATAATGATCCGGTCAATTTAGCGAGATGTGCCAGAGAAGTTATGCGGAAATTTTTCTTAGAAGCAGAAGTTGGTATTACAGGGTGCAACTTTGCGATTGCTGACAGCGGGATGATCAATTTAAATACGAATGAAGGGAACGCAGATTTAACAATCAGTATTCCTAAGACACAAATTGTTTTAATGGGGATGGAGCGTATCGTTCCTAGTATGAAGGAAGCAGAAGTATTAGACAATCTATTGGCGCGAAGCGCAGTTGGTCAAAGTTTGACAACTTATGTAACGTTTGCTGGAATCAAAAATGAAGATGAGTCTGATGGACCAGAAGAGTTTCATGTTGTGATCTTAGATAATGGTCGTTCCAACGCATTAGGAACGGCTTTCCAACCTATATTGCAATGCATTCGTTGTGGTTCTTGTTTAAATGTTTGTCCAGTGTATCGTCATATCGGTGGTCATGGTTACGGTTCGATTTACCCTGGCCCGATTGGCGCTGTTTTATCACCTGTTTTGGGCGGCTATCAACAATTTGGGGAATTACCTTATGCTTCTAGTCTTTGTGGTGCGTGTACAGATACTTGTCCAGTGAAAATACCATTACATGAACTGTTGATCGAACATCGAAGAGTCATGACAGATGAATTGAAGATGCAGCATGGGTTTGATGATTTCCAAATGAGAGTTGTAGGAAAAGCGACTGCGACGCCAAGTTTATTTAAAATGGCTATGAAGGTCGATCATGTAGGTTTAGCACCGTTAAGTAAGAAAAAAGAGATCACAGTCGACAATATGTTTCAATATGGTGGATATATAGCGAAAGGCCCTGGACTTGTTAAAGGTTGGACCGATGTTAGAGATTTGCCGCGGCCACCAAAAAGTTCTGAGAATTTTAGAAGTTGGTATAAAAAGCATAAAGCAGGTGAAAAAGATGACTAA
- a CDS encoding cyclase, which yields MNTLDAMNCLKEKKWIDLSHAIHDKIPRFSAFNASREKTLFKINEDGFFAKEYTFPTQYSTHIDAPIHFAQGKRYLHELALKELVLPLYVIHKEKEVNENHDYCISLQDILAFEAEFGSLPEEAFVAFASGWSNRWGSTEEYYNVDSDGNAHTPGWSLEALKYLSEVRNVTAIGHETLDTDSAVDFRKNNGLLAEYYWLKQNKYQVEVMCNLEQVPPVGSIILTSFPNVVNAPGFPVRSFAIVPD from the coding sequence ATGAATACATTGGACGCAATGAATTGTTTGAAAGAAAAGAAGTGGATTGACTTAAGTCATGCAATACATGATAAAATTCCGCGTTTTAGTGCTTTTAACGCATCACGGGAAAAAACATTGTTTAAGATCAATGAAGACGGTTTTTTTGCCAAAGAGTACACTTTTCCAACGCAATATAGCACACACATTGATGCACCCATTCATTTTGCACAGGGGAAACGTTATCTACATGAGTTAGCATTAAAAGAGCTAGTCTTACCACTATATGTTATCCATAAGGAAAAAGAAGTCAATGAAAATCATGACTATTGCATTTCACTCCAAGATATTTTAGCTTTTGAAGCAGAGTTTGGCTCACTTCCTGAAGAAGCCTTTGTGGCCTTTGCAAGCGGCTGGTCTAATCGTTGGGGTTCTACAGAAGAGTATTATAATGTTGATTCAGATGGCAATGCTCATACACCAGGTTGGAGTCTGGAAGCTTTGAAGTATCTTAGTGAGGTCCGTAATGTTACAGCGATTGGTCATGAGACGTTAGATACAGACAGTGCGGTAGATTTTAGAAAAAATAATGGTTTATTGGCTGAATATTATTGGTTAAAACAAAATAAATATCAAGTTGAAGTAATGTGTAATTTAGAACAGGTTCCACCTGTTGGTAGTATTATTCTAACCAGTTTTCCCAATGTAGTGAATGCACCAGGATTTCCTGTTCGTTCGTTTGCAATCGTGCCAGATTAA
- the pgi gene encoding glucose-6-phosphate isomerase (functions in sugar metabolism in glycolysis and the Embden-Meyerhof pathways (EMP) and in gluconeogenesis; catalyzes reversible isomerization of glucose-6-phosphate to fructose-6-phosphate; member of PGI family) codes for MSHIQFDYSNLTPFVADHELEYMQTQVTAVDKALREGTGAGSDFTGWIDLPENYDKDEFDRIKKAAEKIQSDSEVLVVIGIGGSYLGARAAIEFLHHSFNNLLPAVERKAPQVFFAGNSISSTYLADLINVIGDRDFSVNVISKSGTTTEPAIAFRVFKELLIKKYGKEEANKRIYATTDRAKGAVKVEADAQGWETFVIPDDVGGRFTVLTPVGLLPIAVSGGDIDALMTGANDARKEYASTTDLSKNQAYQYAALRNILYRKGKTTEMLINYEPGMHYFSEWWKQLFGESEGKDQKGIFPAAADFSTDLHSMGQYVQDGMRNLFETVVKVDTPRHVISIPELTEDLDGLGYLQGKEIDFVNTKAFEGTLLAHTDGGVPNMIVKIPAMDAYSLGYVMYFFEIAVGISGYLNGVNPFDQEGVEAYKKNMFALLGKPGFEDLAKELNARL; via the coding sequence ATGTCACACATTCAATTTGATTATTCCAATTTGACGCCATTTGTTGCTGATCATGAATTGGAGTATATGCAGACACAAGTGACTGCAGTAGACAAAGCATTAAGAGAAGGAACTGGAGCTGGGAGTGATTTTACTGGTTGGATCGATCTACCAGAAAATTATGATAAAGATGAATTTGATCGCATCAAAAAAGCGGCTGAAAAAATCCAATCCGATTCAGAAGTTTTAGTTGTAATTGGTATTGGTGGTTCTTACTTAGGTGCAAGAGCAGCGATTGAATTTTTACATCATTCATTTAACAATTTACTACCCGCAGTCGAAAGAAAAGCACCGCAAGTTTTCTTTGCTGGAAATAGTATTAGTTCAACTTATTTAGCTGATTTGATCAATGTTATTGGTGATCGTGACTTCTCAGTAAATGTGATTTCTAAATCAGGTACAACGACAGAGCCTGCTATCGCATTTAGAGTATTCAAAGAATTATTGATCAAAAAATATGGTAAAGAAGAAGCAAATAAACGTATCTATGCCACAACTGACCGTGCTAAAGGCGCTGTTAAAGTTGAAGCGGATGCGCAGGGTTGGGAAACATTCGTGATTCCTGATGATGTTGGTGGACGTTTCACTGTATTAACGCCAGTTGGTTTATTACCAATTGCAGTTAGTGGTGGCGATATCGATGCCTTGATGACGGGGGCTAATGATGCGCGTAAAGAATATGCATCAACAACTGATTTAAGCAAAAATCAAGCATACCAATATGCTGCGTTAAGAAATATCTTATATCGTAAAGGGAAAACAACTGAAATGTTGATCAACTACGAACCAGGAATGCACTACTTCTCTGAATGGTGGAAACAACTTTTCGGTGAATCAGAAGGTAAAGATCAAAAAGGCATTTTCCCAGCAGCGGCGGACTTTTCTACTGATTTGCACTCAATGGGTCAATATGTTCAAGATGGTATGCGTAACTTATTTGAAACGGTTGTTAAAGTTGATACACCGCGTCATGTTATCTCTATTCCTGAACTTACAGAAGATTTAGATGGTCTTGGTTATTTACAAGGAAAAGAAATCGACTTTGTAAATACAAAAGCTTTCGAAGGAACACTACTTGCTCATACAGATGGCGGAGTGCCAAATATGATTGTTAAAATTCCTGCAATGGATGCTTATTCATTAGGTTATGTTATGTACTTCTTTGAAATTGCTGTTGGCATTTCAGGCTATTTAAATGGTGTAAATCCATTTGACCAAGAAGGTGTAGAAGCATACAAAAAAAATATGTTCGCTCTACTTGGTAAACCAGGTTTTGAAGACCTAGCAAAAGAATTGAACGCACGTCTGTAA
- a CDS encoding glutamate dehydrogenase, with amino-acid sequence MEAKQYVEEIQKKIHENDRGQVEYLQAVDEFLPTVEVFLKENPAFIEANILGVLIEPERILQFRVPWQDDQGNWQVNRGYRVQYNSAIGPYKGGLRFHPSVNLSVMKFLAFEQIFKNSLTGLPIGGGKGGSDFDPKGKSDAEVMRFCQSFMTELQKHIGPSTDVPAGDIGVGAREIGYLFGMYKRLRNYDAGVLTGKPLGYWGSEARTEATGYGCVYFVKHLLSDSNDSFKGKKVVVSGSGNVSIYAMEKAKELGATVLTCSDSSGFVYDPNGIDVELVKELKEKNRERIAKYVETHSDATYYDGQSVWDFEVAYDIALPCATQNEINEQQAEILVKNGGKVVAEGANMPCTLEAVAVLDKAGVLYCPGKAANAGGVAVSALEMSQNSERLSWSFEKVDGMLDDIMKNIYETCRDTANKYDAANNFVLGANVAGFEKVAQAMLSQGLV; translated from the coding sequence ATGGAAGCAAAACAGTACGTGGAAGAAATTCAAAAAAAGATTCATGAAAACGATCGAGGGCAAGTAGAATACTTGCAAGCAGTTGACGAATTTTTACCAACGGTTGAGGTATTTTTAAAAGAAAATCCAGCCTTCATTGAAGCCAATATTTTAGGTGTCTTGATCGAACCAGAGAGAATTTTACAGTTTAGAGTTCCTTGGCAAGATGATCAAGGCAATTGGCAAGTCAACCGTGGCTACCGTGTCCAGTATAATTCTGCGATTGGTCCTTACAAAGGTGGCTTACGTTTTCACCCCAGCGTGAATTTAAGTGTGATGAAATTTTTAGCATTTGAACAAATCTTTAAAAACAGCTTGACAGGTTTGCCGATTGGTGGGGGCAAAGGCGGTAGTGACTTTGATCCTAAAGGGAAATCAGATGCTGAAGTCATGCGTTTTTGTCAAAGTTTCATGACAGAATTACAAAAACATATTGGACCGAGCACAGATGTACCCGCAGGTGATATTGGTGTTGGTGCAAGAGAGATCGGTTACTTATTCGGTATGTATAAGCGTTTGAGAAATTATGATGCAGGTGTTCTAACTGGTAAACCTTTAGGCTATTGGGGGAGTGAAGCGAGAACTGAAGCTACAGGATATGGTTGTGTTTACTTTGTTAAACATCTATTGAGTGACTCAAATGACTCATTTAAAGGAAAAAAAGTTGTTGTTTCAGGAAGCGGAAATGTATCAATTTACGCAATGGAAAAAGCCAAAGAACTAGGTGCAACGGTACTGACATGTTCTGATTCAAGCGGGTTTGTTTATGATCCAAATGGAATCGATGTTGAATTAGTCAAAGAATTAAAAGAGAAAAATCGTGAACGTATTGCTAAATATGTCGAGACACATTCAGATGCTACGTATTATGATGGTCAATCAGTTTGGGACTTTGAAGTAGCTTACGATATTGCTTTACCATGTGCGACGCAAAATGAAATCAATGAGCAACAAGCTGAAATTTTAGTCAAAAATGGTGGAAAAGTCGTAGCTGAAGGTGCGAATATGCCATGTACGCTAGAGGCTGTTGCAGTACTTGATAAAGCAGGTGTCTTGTATTGCCCTGGTAAAGCCGCAAATGCTGGTGGGGTAGCTGTTTCTGCATTAGAAATGAGTCAAAACTCAGAACGCTTATCTTGGTCATTTGAAAAAGTTGATGGCATGCTAGATGATATTATGAAAAATATTTACGAAACATGCCGTGATACAGCGAATAAATATGACGCTGCAAATAATTTTGTCTTAGGAGCAAACGTTGCAGGGTTTGAAAAAGTAGCACAAGCGATGTTAAGTCAAGGGTTAGTTTAG